The window CTTTTACAGGCATTGCTTTTGCGGCCATTTCCTCATCAAAGTCATTCTCTGATTTAGAAACAACGACACATGCAACCCCGTTACCGATTAAGTTTGTTACAGCACGGGCCTCGGACATGAATCGGTCAACCCCGATTAAAAGGGCAATTCCTTCAACTGGCACCATTGGGAATGCAGCTAATGTTGCAGCCAGTGTGATGAAACCAGAACCTGTTACACCTGCAGCTCCTTTAGATGTAATCATTAATACCCCAAGAAGTGTGGCAATTTCAAGCCATGTTAAATCGACACCATACGCCTGTGCGATAAATAACGCAGCCATTGATAAATAAATGGACGTACCATCTAAGTTAAATGAATAGCCTGTTGGTACGACTAAACCAACAACTTGCTTTCCACAGCCTAAATTTTCTAATTTACGCATCAATGATGGCAATGCCGATTCAGAAGAAGATGTACCAATAACGATGAAAATTTCATCTTTAATGTATGCAATAAAACGGAAAATATTGAAGCCGAAGTATTTAGCGATTGAGCCTAATACAAATACAATGAACAAGAACATCGTAACGTATACCGCAACCATTAATAAGCCTAATGATTTTAGTGAACCTAAACCGAAGTAACCGATTGTATACGCCATCGCACCGAAAGCACCAATTGGCGAAATTTTCATGACCATTCCAACAATTTTGAAGAAAATTTCTGAAATTTGTTCGAAAAATGTAATGACAGGTCGCGTTTTCTCCCCTAAAGAAGCAGTTGCGATACCGAATAATATCGCTGAAAATAATGTTGGAAGCAAAGCACCTGATGCGATTGCACCGACAAAGTTCTCTGGAATGATGTCATAGATGAAGCCACCTAAACCACCTTCACCAGAAGCTTCAGCTGCAGATGTATATTTCGAAATGTCAGCGTCGGCAGCTTTAGAAGTATCAAAACCAGCACCAGCATTGATTACGACTGCAACCATAATACCGATTGCAAGGGCAATTGTTGAAACGATTTCGAAGTAAAGTAAGGCTTTACCACCAATCTTACCAACCTTTTTCATGTCACCCATACCGCCAATTCCAATAACAACGGTTAAGAAGATAATAGGAGCGATTAACATTTTTATTAACTTAATGAATAAATCAGCTAGTATTTTTAAGCTTGCACCAAATTCAGGCCAAATCGCACCTACGATAATACCTAAAATGATGGCGATAATTACTTGGACTGTTAAGTTTTTTAGTAATTTCATGAGGCAACCCCCTGTATAAAGTCCAGCATGAACAAGTGACGAAGTTTTTAAATGAACGCATTTACAATGAAAATATATCTGGGCTATTATTAAGCAAGATTAGTCGCGGAAAAGAGCTCGGCATTCAAGTGTTGATTGATGAAGAAAGTAAATTGACGCGTTTTCCCGAGTATCTGGACCATCATGATTTTGTTGTTTTATTTGGGAATTTAATCGAAAATGCATTTGATGCACTAATTGCAGTCGAACGAGAGCAAAAAGAAGTAACGATTTCAATTGATGATAATGATGGCATTCTAGCTATTTTAGTAGCAGATAACGGTGTAGGTATTCCATCAAATGATGTAGAAAAGATTTTTGAAAATGGATTTTCGACGAAGCATAGCGAAAATCGAGGAATTGGTCTCTATTTAATCCAAGAAATTATCACTAAAGGAAATGGCACAATTGAGATAGCGAGTGAAGAAAATAAGGGGACGACCTTTATTTTGACATTTGAGCTTTAACTTGTTTCAGCAGAAGTTTTTTACTTGTAAAATGGGAGGAAACCCAGGTTGAAGAGGGAAACTCTGTACAAAAGTTAGCCGAGGCGTAATGGATAGGGAGAGTTTAATTGTGAAAACAATCCGAGTGTTACTAGTAGAAGATGATCCGATGGTACGTGAGGTAAATCGTCAATTTATTGAGCGTGTTGAAGGATTTGAAGTCATTGATATGGCGGCAAATGGTATTAAAGGAATTGAAAAAATAAAAGAGTTATCACCAGATTTAGTCATTATGGATATTTTTATGCCGGAACAGGGTGGCATTGAGTCATTGCGCCAAATTCGTTATAACAATTTAGAGGTAGATTGTTTTATGGTAACAGCAGCTAATGATGTACAAACAATCCAGCAAATTCTCCATTTAGGTGTGTATGATTATATTATGAAGCCCTTTACATTTGAACGAATCGAGCAAACATTGCTAAATTATCGTTTGTTCAAAGAAAAGATGGAGTCCGCAGAAGATGTAACCCAGCAGGAATTAGATGAGATAATGGGACAAACAAAACATATGAATTTAGAGCCAGAGCCTGTGCAGACATTTTCACAGGAGCTGCCAAAAGGGTTTAACCGGTCTACGCTAGCAAAAGTTTTGCAGTATTTAAAGCAATTGGATGATGGTGCCTCAGCAGATGATGTGGCAGCGGGCATCGGCGTAGCCAGAGTAACAGCCAGACGCTACTTAGATTTTATGGAGAAAAATCAGATGATTCATGTTGATATTCTGTACGGAAGTGTAGGGCGACCGGTTAATCAATATTTTTTTGAAGAGTGAAAAAGAAGCAGTAGCGCGTATGGAATGTGCTACTGCTTTTACGTTTAGTAAGGCATAATTTTATCGACTGGTTTTGGTGTTTTAATTTTTGGTAGAATTTTGTCGAGCGTTACAGAACGGACAATTTCATGTGTTGCTGGATCATTTTTATCAAATTGATCTAAAAATGCAATGACCTCTTTCACAATTGGTGTTGGGGTAGATGCCCCTGCTGTAACGGCAACCGTTTCAACATTTTCTAACCACTCCAATTTAAGCTCAGAAATATCTGAAATACGGTAGGACGGTGTACCAGCAATTTCAACCGATACTTGTGTAAGTCGATTTGAGTTATTAGATTTTGGATCGCCCACGACGATTAATAAATCCGAAACGCCTGCCTGCTCAGCAACGGCTTCTTGACGAACTTGTGTTGCTAAACAAATTTCTTTATGCACTTCAACATGAGGGAATTTTTCCTTTAAGCTGTCCATTAAGAAGGAAACATCCCATTGACTCATTGTCGTTTGATTGGTTACTAATATTTTTTCGTTCTCAAATTGAAGATTTTCAATATCTTTCATCGATTGCACAAGGTGAACATGATCTGGTGAAACACCAATTGCTCCCTCAGGCTCTGGATGTCCCTTTTTACCGATGTAAATAATTTCATAGCCTTCTGCCGTTTTTTCACGAATTAAATCATGTGTAACGGTAACATCTGGGCAAGTTGCATCAATGGAAACAAGCCCTTTGCGTCTCGCGATTTCACGAATTTCAGGTGAAACCCCATGTGCAGTGAAAATGACTGTTCCTTCATTTACTTGCTCAATAATCTCTTTACGATTTTCTCCATCTAGCGTAATGATACCATCTTGTTCAAATGCATCTGTTACATGTTTATTATGCACAATCATACCTAAAATGTAGATTGGTCTTGGTAATGATGTATCAAGCGCAGCATTGCGTGCAATAACCATTGCATCAACTACCCCATAACAATAGCCGCGTGGATTGATTTTAATGACTTTCATTGTGCAAACCCCTTTCAAAACTCAGTATGTCTATTATAGCTGACTAAGAAGTTTAATTCAAAACTTCGTTGCTGGGAGTATGATTATAGATTTGTAAGGGGGGAATTGGTAGAAGGATGCACATGGTTTTGGTAGTTTTATGGTAAAATCCAGGTAATGAAGAGGTGGAGGGGAACGGATGCAAACGGTACATATTATTTTTGGTGAATCTGCCTATGGATCTTTACGCTTTGCAATGAAAGGAAAGCTGGAAACAATCATTGCTTTTCCGAGTTTTTTTGGCGAAGGACCTGTTCAAGATATACATACAAAAAACGGTTTAAAAAATCGGTTGCAATGGCTTGAAAATAATTATTTATTCGACGTGGAAGACAGTGAGCGTTATAAACAATTATTTGAATTAGGACTTCAGCAAGTAGAGCAAATAACAGAAGGCACGAAAATCATTATTTGGACATGTGAAAACGCAGCAGAACAGTTTGGTTTACGTTTTGTTACGAAAATACTCGCAAAGAAAAAGGTTACTTGCTATACATGTAATACCTTTTTCAATATGCTCGAACTTTATAAAGGTAAAGATACATGGACGGAAATCCGGCGTTCAGGTGAAATGGGCGCGGAGGAAATGAAGAAATTTATGGGAAACGAGTGGATGGAGCTTGTGACGGATGAGCTGTTCGCTACTTATCAAAAAGAAGCGGAACAGTTATTGGCAAATGATTGTTCCGTGCGTACTTGGCGACATGGGAAAATGCATTATGAGGATGAAAACCGCGATGATGCCTTTATTATTAAGCTGGCAAAAATGCTTCATAGTGAAATACAGGACGAAAAAACGTGGCTCAATGCAGCGCGGTTAATCGGGCAAGTATTAGGGGGAAGTGAGCATGATATTTCCGATTCATGGATTAACTACCGTGTACACAAACTAATTGAACAAGGTTTTTTCCAGTATGAAGGGGATTTAAGTGAAATTCGTAAGTATAAAGTGAAGTTAAATGATATGTAAGTTAAAAAGTGTTTATTTTTTGTGACGATATATAACTTGAACATATGAAGCCTACTTAATATTGGAGAATGGGAATCTAATTAAGAATCCGTCGCCTCCCACGGTAGCGGCCAAACAAGCGCAGACTTTATCAGAATCCTTAAGTAGAAGGATTTCATTAGCGGGCGGGATTCTTTAGTTCAACTTATATTTATCAATGGATTAAAGTGTACCCAACTCGTTCGAACGAATCATTGTGTATAATAAGGAACAAGGAAAATTATACATAATGGGGGAGAGCATTTGGTTTTTTCATTTTTTAAAAAGAAAAAAGAGGGAACGGTACTTAAAAATCAGGTAGAATTTTGCATGACGAACTTATCATTAGGCGCTGCGGACGTGTATGATGTGCTCATCGAACTCGATGATGTAGAAATTACTGAATCCGGCTGTACTTCCAATTGCGAAATTTGCGAATGCCATTTATTTGCCATCGTCAATGGTGAAATGGTGCTTGGAGATGATGCGGATACATTACTCCAAAACGTGCAACAGGAGCTAGAGGTAAATTCAGTTTAACTAATTCTAGCGCGGTGCATTTGTCTTTCACATTGTACCGAAAATTAGTTAAAATAGTCGGTAGAGGTGAGGAAATGATTTTTGTATTTGATTTAGATGGAACCATTTGCTTTCAAGGACAACCCCTTGATGAGGAAATAACAGATGCATTGAAATTTTGTGAAGAACTTGGTCACGAAATTATTTTTGCGTCTGCTCGTCCAATTCGTGATATGTTACCGGTCATACCAAAGGACTTTCATTCATGTCGTATGATTGGGAGTAATGGGGCTTTTACATTTGTTGAGGGAAAAATCGAGGTAGAGTTTTTAAAGGCATCGATTCAAACGCAAATTATGGAACTGATTACGCAGCATCAATTAGCGTATTTAGCTGACAGCGATTGGGATTATGCTTATTCAGGTAGTGAGGACCATCCGATGTACCGTGGGATAAATAGTGAGAAAAAAGCAAAACGCTTAGCGATTGAACAATTAAATGGATTTTCAAAAGTATTATTATTTGATCCACCGTCCCATGTAAAGGAATTTATACATACATTACCCGTCACGATTTTTGAATATAAAGAAGAAAAAATTATCGATATCTGCTCAAATCATTTAAATAAAGTTAAAGGTTTAAATCGTTTAGGCATCCAACAATACATCGCTTTTGGAAATGATGTGAATGATTTATTAATGTTCCAACAGGCACAGCACAGCGTTTGTGTCGGGATGCATGAGGTAGGGAATTATGCAGCAGAGCGGGTAGAACAAAAGGAAGTCGCACTTAAAATTAAGAATCTTGCGCAACATTGGGCAAGCAATACTGTTTTCACCAACTAGCTCAAAACATAGGGACTGTCACGAAAGAATTCACTCTTTTGTGGCAGTCCCTCTATTTTCATGTGAATTTTGTACCGGAAATTCTTTTTAAGAGGTTAAAAGTCATATGGCGGCTGAAAGATCTTCGGTACGGATGGTCGCGAAGTTGGTGGTACGGATGGTCGTGAAGTTTCTGGCGCGGTCGGTTGTCTTTGAGTGCTTCTTTGTTCTGTTGGAGCAAGGGCTGTCGACTCGAAAATGTCTCGAGCCAAGTCAGCAGACGTATCTGGTTCTCCTTTAAAGCCTTTATACATTCTCCATAATGCAGGCAGATTTTTGAACATAGGAGCAGCCTGCTGAACGTACGGTGTAAACTTTTGGGCATTTGAAAACAAG is drawn from Solibacillus sp. R5-41 and contains these coding sequences:
- the dctA gene encoding C4-dicarboxylate transporter DctA; its protein translation is MKLLKNLTVQVIIAIILGIIVGAIWPEFGASLKILADLFIKLIKMLIAPIIFLTVVIGIGGMGDMKKVGKIGGKALLYFEIVSTIALAIGIMVAVVINAGAGFDTSKAADADISKYTSAAEASGEGGLGGFIYDIIPENFVGAIASGALLPTLFSAILFGIATASLGEKTRPVITFFEQISEIFFKIVGMVMKISPIGAFGAMAYTIGYFGLGSLKSLGLLMVAVYVTMFLFIVFVLGSIAKYFGFNIFRFIAYIKDEIFIVIGTSSSESALPSLMRKLENLGCGKQVVGLVVPTGYSFNLDGTSIYLSMAALFIAQAYGVDLTWLEIATLLGVLMITSKGAAGVTGSGFITLAATLAAFPMVPVEGIALLIGVDRFMSEARAVTNLIGNGVACVVVSKSENDFDEEMAAKAMPVKG
- a CDS encoding sensor histidine kinase — its product is MTKFLNERIYNENISGLLLSKISRGKELGIQVLIDEESKLTRFPEYLDHHDFVVLFGNLIENAFDALIAVEREQKEVTISIDDNDGILAILVADNGVGIPSNDVEKIFENGFSTKHSENRGIGLYLIQEIITKGNGTIEIASEENKGTTFILTFEL
- a CDS encoding response regulator; this translates as MKTIRVLLVEDDPMVREVNRQFIERVEGFEVIDMAANGIKGIEKIKELSPDLVIMDIFMPEQGGIESLRQIRYNNLEVDCFMVTAANDVQTIQQILHLGVYDYIMKPFTFERIEQTLLNYRLFKEKMESAEDVTQQELDEIMGQTKHMNLEPEPVQTFSQELPKGFNRSTLAKVLQYLKQLDDGASADDVAAGIGVARVTARRYLDFMEKNQMIHVDILYGSVGRPVNQYFFEE
- a CDS encoding 4-hydroxy-3-methylbut-2-enyl diphosphate reductase is translated as MKVIKINPRGYCYGVVDAMVIARNAALDTSLPRPIYILGMIVHNKHVTDAFEQDGIITLDGENRKEIIEQVNEGTVIFTAHGVSPEIREIARRKGLVSIDATCPDVTVTHDLIREKTAEGYEIIYIGKKGHPEPEGAIGVSPDHVHLVQSMKDIENLQFENEKILVTNQTTMSQWDVSFLMDSLKEKFPHVEVHKEICLATQVRQEAVAEQAGVSDLLIVVGDPKSNNSNRLTQVSVEIAGTPSYRISDISELKLEWLENVETVAVTAGASTPTPIVKEVIAFLDQFDKNDPATHEIVRSVTLDKILPKIKTPKPVDKIMPY
- a CDS encoding DUF1835 domain-containing protein; protein product: MQTVHIIFGESAYGSLRFAMKGKLETIIAFPSFFGEGPVQDIHTKNGLKNRLQWLENNYLFDVEDSERYKQLFELGLQQVEQITEGTKIIIWTCENAAEQFGLRFVTKILAKKKVTCYTCNTFFNMLELYKGKDTWTEIRRSGEMGAEEMKKFMGNEWMELVTDELFATYQKEAEQLLANDCSVRTWRHGKMHYEDENRDDAFIIKLAKMLHSEIQDEKTWLNAARLIGQVLGGSEHDISDSWINYRVHKLIEQGFFQYEGDLSEIRKYKVKLNDM
- a CDS encoding DUF1450 domain-containing protein; protein product: MVFSFFKKKKEGTVLKNQVEFCMTNLSLGAADVYDVLIELDDVEITESGCTSNCEICECHLFAIVNGEMVLGDDADTLLQNVQQELEVNSV
- a CDS encoding HAD hydrolase family protein; this translates as MIFVFDLDGTICFQGQPLDEEITDALKFCEELGHEIIFASARPIRDMLPVIPKDFHSCRMIGSNGAFTFVEGKIEVEFLKASIQTQIMELITQHQLAYLADSDWDYAYSGSEDHPMYRGINSEKKAKRLAIEQLNGFSKVLLFDPPSHVKEFIHTLPVTIFEYKEEKIIDICSNHLNKVKGLNRLGIQQYIAFGNDVNDLLMFQQAQHSVCVGMHEVGNYAAERVEQKEVALKIKNLAQHWASNTVFTN